A stretch of the Dioscorea cayenensis subsp. rotundata cultivar TDr96_F1 chromosome 4, TDr96_F1_v2_PseudoChromosome.rev07_lg8_w22 25.fasta, whole genome shotgun sequence genome encodes the following:
- the LOC120259439 gene encoding probable inactive ATP-dependent zinc metalloprotease FTSHI 5, chloroplastic isoform X3: MDSALRSPFLSSSIILFNPSHHPPSLLSKSRRSSFHTIVSTSRTPPNPKFQLLDLARKPLAILIFSATVSFSPFVAGPLPAIAAPTVTSTIEDELEIKNGDHEFSGYTRRLLAVVSDLLRGIEEVKSGNGDMNLVREALKMVKKKRREIQGEVLKKLNAEVREWKREKAEVIKKSGEVLDMGFAARKERDRILKEDEVDGGIGEAKEKVEKLEEMMSVAEDEYNLLWEKVGEIEDRILRKETMTYSVAIRELSFIERECDILVDRCKIQLKDGDLAEQPMSYSSRLSKYDIQKELENAHKDYWEQLLLPTVLEAEHSEIFENDTIQSFAINVKRILEESQHMQTNLEAHFRQKLKKFGDEKRFLVHTPEEALKGFPEVELKWMFGAKEVVVPKAASLHLFNGWKKWREEAKGNLKKDLLENEEYYKQYIANRQERILLDRERVMTRTWYNDERNRWEIDPVAVPYIISKKLIESARIRHDWAVMYIALKGDDKEYLVDIKELDLLFEDFGGFDGLYTKMLACGIPTTVQVMWISFSELDIHQQFLLASRLSYQCLNGFWNLGVMSYIRGWGFSKIKNITDDLMVTIGFPLIELFIPKPVRLSLGMVWPEEVDQAVGSTWFLKWQSEAEMNYKARKRDTIRWYLWFFIRSMIYGFVIFNVLRYLTRKVPRLLGYGPWRRDPNLWKLRRLKTYRQFQFNRRIRRKKEGIDPIRSAFDQMKRVKNPPIRLSDFASVDSMKEEINDIVTCLQNPTAFQEKGARAPRGVLIVGERGTGKTSLALAIAAEAKVPVVEIKAQQLEAGLWVGQSASNVRELFQTARDLAPVIIFVEDFDQFAGVRGQYIHTKKQDHEAFINQLLVELDGFENQTGVVLMATTRNLKQIDEALQRPGRMDRVLHLQRPTQLEREKILQIAARDTMDEELIDFVDWKKVAEKTALLRPVELKLVPLALEGSAFRSKFLDTDELICYCGWFASFSNSIPRWLRRTKPLKMISKCLVNHLGLTLTSEDLQSVVDLMEPYGQISNGIELLSPPLDWTKEKKFPHAVWAAGRGLIALLLPNYDHVDNIWLEPLSWEGIGCTKITKAKNEGSVNGNLESRSYLEKKLVFCFGSYVAAQLLLPFGEENFLSSSELKQAQEIATRMVIQYGWGPDDSPAVYITNNAFGTLSMGKDHELEMATKVEKIYALGYDKAKEMLDKNRLVLETIVEQLLEFENLNGEETENFGGKNSSIQTKTTVIRKT, encoded by the exons ATGGACTCCGCCCTCCGCTCTCCCTTCCTTTCTTCCTCCATTATCCTCTTCAATCCCTCACATCATCCCCCCTCTCTCCTCTCCAAATCCCGTCGCTCTTCCTTCCATACCATCGTCTCAACGTCTCGAACTCCCCCGAACCCCAAGTTCCAACTCCTTGATCTTGCTCGGAAACCTCTTGCGATTCTTATCTTCTCCGCCACCGTCTCTTTCTCGCCATTCGTTGCCGGCCCACTTCCGGCCATCGCTGCCCCGACTGTGACCTCGACCATCGAGGACGAATTGGAGATTAAAAACGGGGATCATGAATTCTCCGGCTACACGAGGCGACTCCTTGCCGTTGTCTCGGACCTCCTCCGTGGGATCGAAGAGGTGAAATCTGGAAATGGGGACATGAATTTGGTTCGTGAAGCGTTgaagatggtgaagaagaaaaggCGTGAGATTCAGGGAGAGGTTTTGAAAAAGTTGAACGCGGAGGTTAGGGAATGGAAGAGGGAGAAGGCGGAGGTTATTAAGAAATCGGGGGAGGTGTTGGACATGGGGTTTGCAGCGAGGAAGGAGAGGGATAGGATTTTGAAGGAGGATGAGGTGGATGGGGGTATTGGGGAGGCAAAGGAGAAGGTGGAGAAGTTGGAGGAGATGATGAGCGTTGCAGAGGACGAGTACAATCTGTTGTGGGAGAAGGTTGGGGAGATTGAAGATAGGATTTTGAGGAAGGAGACGATGACATACAGTGTGGCAATTCGGGAGCTGTCATTCATTGAGAGAGAATGTGACATCTTGGTTGACCGGTGTAAGATTCAGTTGAAAGATGGCGATCTTGCAGA GCAGCCAATGAGCTATTCTAGTAGGCTCTCGAAATACGACATTCAGAAAGAATTAGAAAATGCACATAAAGACTACTGGGAACAGTTGCTCTTGCCGACTGTTTTGGAAGCTGAACattctgaaatttttgaaaatgataCAATTCAAAGTTTTGCCATAAATGTGAAAAGAATACTTGAAGAGTCACAGCATATGCAAACAAACCTTGAAGCCCATTTCAGACAAAAGTTAAAGaaatttggagatgaaaagCGTTTTTTGGTGCACACACCAGAAGAAGCTCTGAAGGGCTTTCCAGAAGTTGAGTTGAAATGGATGTTTGGAGCGAAAGAAGTTGTTGTTCCAAAGGCTGCCAGTCTTCACTTATTCAATGGGTGGAAAAAGTGGCGTGAAGAAGCTAAAGGCAACTTGAAAAAGGATTTGCTAGAGAACGAGGAATATTATAAGCAGTACATTGCTAATAGACAG GAACGTATCCTTTTGGATCGAGAGAGAGTCATGACTCGGACATGGTACAATGATGAAAGGAATAGATGGGAAATTGATCCAGTGGCAGTTCCATATATTATTTCAAAGAAGCTAATTGAAAGTGCTCGCATTAGGCATGACTGGGCTGTCATGTATATTGCACTTAAGGGTGATGATAAGGAATATCTTGTTGATATCAAG GAACTCGATCTACTCTTTGAAGATTTTGGAGGCTTTGATGGCCTCTATACTAAAATGCTCGCCTGTGGCATTCCAACTACTGTCCAAGTGATGTGGATTTCATTCTCAGAATTAGATATCCACCAACAGTTTCTTCTTGCTTCAAGGCTCTCATATCAATGCTTAAATGGATTTTGGAATTTAGGGGTCATGTCATATATCAGAGGATGGGGATTCtctaaaataaagaatataacaGATGACCTTATGGTGACCATTGGTTTTCCTCTTATAGAGCTTTTTATTCCGAAGCCG GTAAGGTTGAGCTTAGGAATGGTATGGCCTGAAGAAGTAGATCAAGCTGTTGGTTCAACGTGGTTCTTGAAATGGCAGTCAGAAGCTGAAATGAATTACAAAGCTAGAAAAAGAGATACCATCCGATGGTACCTTTGGTTTTTTATAAGAAGCATGATTTATggttttgttatatttaatgTGCTACGCTACCTGACCAGAAAAGTACCAAGGCTTCTTGGTTATGGACCTTGGCGCAGGGATCCAAATTTATGGAAATTAAGAAGATTG AAAACTTATCGTCAATTTCAGTTTAATAGAAGAATTAGGAGGAAAAAGGAGGGCATTGATCCGATCAGATCAGCTTTTGATCAGATGAAG aGGGTGAAAAATCCACCAATACGCTTGAGTGACTTTGCTAGTGTTGACTCTATGAAAGAAGAAATCAATGATATTGTGACCTGTTTACAAAATCCCACAGCTTTCCAGGAAAAAGGAGCTCGTGCACCTCGG GGTGTCCTTATTGTCGGTGAGAGAGGAACAGGAAAGACTTCCCTTGCATTGGCCATAGCTGCAGAGGCAAAAGTTCCTGTTGTTGAGATCAAAGCTCAGCAACTAGAGGCTGGATTATGGGTTGGCCAGAGTGCTTCAAATGTCAGAGAACTTTTCCAGACAGCTAGGGATTTG GCACCAGTGATTATTTTTGTTGAAGATTTCGATCAGTTTGCTGGCGTTCGAGGACAATATATTCACACAAAGAAGCAAGATCATGAGGCATTCATCAATCAACTTCTAGTCGAACTTGATGG gTTTGAAAACCAAACTGGCGTTGTTTTAATGGCAACTACCAGGAACCTCAAACAAATTGACGAGGCGCTGCAAAGGCCTGGTCGCATGGACAgagtgttgcatcttcaaagaCCAACTCAGTTGGAAAGGGAAAAGATATTACAAATAGCAGCAAGAGATACAATGGATGAAGAGTTAATTGATTTTGTAGATTGGAAGAAG GTTGCTGAGAAGACAGCATTGCTGAGGCCTGTAGAGTTGAAACTTGTTCCTCTTGCATTGGAAGGGAGTGCCTTTAGGAGCAAATTTCTTGACACTGATGAACTAATATGCTATTGTGGCTGGTTTGCA AGTTTCAGCAACAGCATCCCTAGATGGCTGAGGAGAACAAAACCATTGAAGATGATTAGCAAATGCCTTGTTAATCATTTAGGGCTGACATTAACATCGGAAGATCTGCAGTCAGTGGTTGATTTGATGGAGCCTTATGGTCAGATTAGCAATGGGATTGAACTGTTAAGTCCTCCATTGGAT TGGACAAAGGAGAAGAAATTTCCCCACGCTGTCTGGGCGGCTGGCCGTGGTCTTATTGCTCTTCTTCTGCCAAATTATGACCATGTTGATAATATATGGCTTGAACCACTATCATGGGAG GGCATTGGATGTACAAAGATTACCAAGGCAAAGAATGAAGGTTCTGTAAATGGCAATTTAGAATCTAGATCATACCTTGAAAAGAAGCTTGTATTTTGCTTTGGTTCCTATGTTGCCGCTCAATTGCTTCTTCCTTTCGGGGAAGAGAATTTCTTATCTTCATCTGAACTAAAGCAGGCACAGGAg ATTGCAACTCGGATGGTGATCCAATATGGATGGGGTCCTGATGACAGTCCTGCTGTTTACATCACTAACAATGCG TTTGGAACACTGAGTATGGGGAAGGACCATGAGTTGGAGATGGCTACTAAAGTTGAGAAG ATATACGCCTTGGGGTATGACAAGGCAAAAGAAATGCTTGATAAAAACCGGCTTGTGCTTGAAACTATTGTGGAGCAGTTGCTTGAGTTTGAAAACTTGAACGGAGAG
- the LOC120259439 gene encoding probable inactive ATP-dependent zinc metalloprotease FTSHI 5, chloroplastic isoform X2 — translation MDSALRSPFLSSSIILFNPSHHPPSLLSKSRRSSFHTIVSTSRTPPNPKFQLLDLARKPLAILIFSATVSFSPFVAGPLPAIAAPTVTSTIEDELEIKNGDHEFSGYTRRLLAVVSDLLRGIEEVKSGNGDMNLVREALKMVKKKRREIQGEVLKKLNAEVREWKREKAEVIKKSGEVLDMGFAARKERDRILKEDEVDGGIGEAKEKVEKLEEMMSVAEDEYNLLWEKVGEIEDRILRKETMTYSVAIRELSFIERECDILVDRCKIQLKDGDLAEQPMSYSSRLSKYDIQKELENAHKDYWEQLLLPTVLEAEHSEIFENDTIQSFAINVKRILEESQHMQTNLEAHFRQKLKKFGDEKRFLVHTPEEALKGFPEVELKWMFGAKEVVVPKAASLHLFNGWKKWREEAKGNLKKDLLENEEYYKQYIANRQERILLDRERVMTRTWYNDERNRWEIDPVAVPYIISKKLIESARIRHDWAVMYIALKGDDKEYLVDIKELDLLFEDFGGFDGLYTKMLACGIPTTVQVMWISFSELDIHQQFLLASRLSYQCLNGFWNLGVMSYIRGWGFSKIKNITDDLMVTIGFPLIELFIPKPVRLSLGMVWPEEVDQAVGSTWFLKWQSEAEMNYKARKRDTIRWYLWFFIRSMIYGFVIFNVLRYLTRKVPRLLGYGPWRRDPNLWKLRRLKTYRQFQFNRRIRRKKEGIDPIRSAFDQMKRVKNPPIRLSDFASVDSMKEEINDIVTCLQNPTAFQEKGARAPRGVLIVGERGTGKTSLALAIAAEAKVPVVEIKAQQLEAGLWVGQSASNVRELFQTARDLAPVIIFVEDFDQFAGVRGQYIHTKKQDHEAFINQLLVELDGFENQTGVVLMATTRNLKQIDEALQRPGRMDRVLHLQRPTQLEREKILQIAARDTMDEELIDFVDWKKVAEKTALLRPVELKLVPLALEGSAFRSKFLDTDELICYCGWFASFSNSIPRWLRRTKPLKMISKCLVNHLGLTLTSEDLQSVVDLMEPYGQISNGIELLSPPLDWTKEKKFPHAVWAAGRGLIALLLPNYDHVDNIWLEPLSWEGIGCTKITKAKNEGSVNGNLESRSYLEKKLVFCFGSYVAAQLLLPFGEENFLSSSELKQAQEIATRMVIQYGWGPDDSPAVYITNNAFGTLSMGKDHELEMATKVEKIYALGYDKAKEMLDKNRLVLETIVEQLLEFENLNGEWFKTSNVKTVGEMGLIHQNGGICCRRQD, via the exons ATGGACTCCGCCCTCCGCTCTCCCTTCCTTTCTTCCTCCATTATCCTCTTCAATCCCTCACATCATCCCCCCTCTCTCCTCTCCAAATCCCGTCGCTCTTCCTTCCATACCATCGTCTCAACGTCTCGAACTCCCCCGAACCCCAAGTTCCAACTCCTTGATCTTGCTCGGAAACCTCTTGCGATTCTTATCTTCTCCGCCACCGTCTCTTTCTCGCCATTCGTTGCCGGCCCACTTCCGGCCATCGCTGCCCCGACTGTGACCTCGACCATCGAGGACGAATTGGAGATTAAAAACGGGGATCATGAATTCTCCGGCTACACGAGGCGACTCCTTGCCGTTGTCTCGGACCTCCTCCGTGGGATCGAAGAGGTGAAATCTGGAAATGGGGACATGAATTTGGTTCGTGAAGCGTTgaagatggtgaagaagaaaaggCGTGAGATTCAGGGAGAGGTTTTGAAAAAGTTGAACGCGGAGGTTAGGGAATGGAAGAGGGAGAAGGCGGAGGTTATTAAGAAATCGGGGGAGGTGTTGGACATGGGGTTTGCAGCGAGGAAGGAGAGGGATAGGATTTTGAAGGAGGATGAGGTGGATGGGGGTATTGGGGAGGCAAAGGAGAAGGTGGAGAAGTTGGAGGAGATGATGAGCGTTGCAGAGGACGAGTACAATCTGTTGTGGGAGAAGGTTGGGGAGATTGAAGATAGGATTTTGAGGAAGGAGACGATGACATACAGTGTGGCAATTCGGGAGCTGTCATTCATTGAGAGAGAATGTGACATCTTGGTTGACCGGTGTAAGATTCAGTTGAAAGATGGCGATCTTGCAGA GCAGCCAATGAGCTATTCTAGTAGGCTCTCGAAATACGACATTCAGAAAGAATTAGAAAATGCACATAAAGACTACTGGGAACAGTTGCTCTTGCCGACTGTTTTGGAAGCTGAACattctgaaatttttgaaaatgataCAATTCAAAGTTTTGCCATAAATGTGAAAAGAATACTTGAAGAGTCACAGCATATGCAAACAAACCTTGAAGCCCATTTCAGACAAAAGTTAAAGaaatttggagatgaaaagCGTTTTTTGGTGCACACACCAGAAGAAGCTCTGAAGGGCTTTCCAGAAGTTGAGTTGAAATGGATGTTTGGAGCGAAAGAAGTTGTTGTTCCAAAGGCTGCCAGTCTTCACTTATTCAATGGGTGGAAAAAGTGGCGTGAAGAAGCTAAAGGCAACTTGAAAAAGGATTTGCTAGAGAACGAGGAATATTATAAGCAGTACATTGCTAATAGACAG GAACGTATCCTTTTGGATCGAGAGAGAGTCATGACTCGGACATGGTACAATGATGAAAGGAATAGATGGGAAATTGATCCAGTGGCAGTTCCATATATTATTTCAAAGAAGCTAATTGAAAGTGCTCGCATTAGGCATGACTGGGCTGTCATGTATATTGCACTTAAGGGTGATGATAAGGAATATCTTGTTGATATCAAG GAACTCGATCTACTCTTTGAAGATTTTGGAGGCTTTGATGGCCTCTATACTAAAATGCTCGCCTGTGGCATTCCAACTACTGTCCAAGTGATGTGGATTTCATTCTCAGAATTAGATATCCACCAACAGTTTCTTCTTGCTTCAAGGCTCTCATATCAATGCTTAAATGGATTTTGGAATTTAGGGGTCATGTCATATATCAGAGGATGGGGATTCtctaaaataaagaatataacaGATGACCTTATGGTGACCATTGGTTTTCCTCTTATAGAGCTTTTTATTCCGAAGCCG GTAAGGTTGAGCTTAGGAATGGTATGGCCTGAAGAAGTAGATCAAGCTGTTGGTTCAACGTGGTTCTTGAAATGGCAGTCAGAAGCTGAAATGAATTACAAAGCTAGAAAAAGAGATACCATCCGATGGTACCTTTGGTTTTTTATAAGAAGCATGATTTATggttttgttatatttaatgTGCTACGCTACCTGACCAGAAAAGTACCAAGGCTTCTTGGTTATGGACCTTGGCGCAGGGATCCAAATTTATGGAAATTAAGAAGATTG AAAACTTATCGTCAATTTCAGTTTAATAGAAGAATTAGGAGGAAAAAGGAGGGCATTGATCCGATCAGATCAGCTTTTGATCAGATGAAG aGGGTGAAAAATCCACCAATACGCTTGAGTGACTTTGCTAGTGTTGACTCTATGAAAGAAGAAATCAATGATATTGTGACCTGTTTACAAAATCCCACAGCTTTCCAGGAAAAAGGAGCTCGTGCACCTCGG GGTGTCCTTATTGTCGGTGAGAGAGGAACAGGAAAGACTTCCCTTGCATTGGCCATAGCTGCAGAGGCAAAAGTTCCTGTTGTTGAGATCAAAGCTCAGCAACTAGAGGCTGGATTATGGGTTGGCCAGAGTGCTTCAAATGTCAGAGAACTTTTCCAGACAGCTAGGGATTTG GCACCAGTGATTATTTTTGTTGAAGATTTCGATCAGTTTGCTGGCGTTCGAGGACAATATATTCACACAAAGAAGCAAGATCATGAGGCATTCATCAATCAACTTCTAGTCGAACTTGATGG gTTTGAAAACCAAACTGGCGTTGTTTTAATGGCAACTACCAGGAACCTCAAACAAATTGACGAGGCGCTGCAAAGGCCTGGTCGCATGGACAgagtgttgcatcttcaaagaCCAACTCAGTTGGAAAGGGAAAAGATATTACAAATAGCAGCAAGAGATACAATGGATGAAGAGTTAATTGATTTTGTAGATTGGAAGAAG GTTGCTGAGAAGACAGCATTGCTGAGGCCTGTAGAGTTGAAACTTGTTCCTCTTGCATTGGAAGGGAGTGCCTTTAGGAGCAAATTTCTTGACACTGATGAACTAATATGCTATTGTGGCTGGTTTGCA AGTTTCAGCAACAGCATCCCTAGATGGCTGAGGAGAACAAAACCATTGAAGATGATTAGCAAATGCCTTGTTAATCATTTAGGGCTGACATTAACATCGGAAGATCTGCAGTCAGTGGTTGATTTGATGGAGCCTTATGGTCAGATTAGCAATGGGATTGAACTGTTAAGTCCTCCATTGGAT TGGACAAAGGAGAAGAAATTTCCCCACGCTGTCTGGGCGGCTGGCCGTGGTCTTATTGCTCTTCTTCTGCCAAATTATGACCATGTTGATAATATATGGCTTGAACCACTATCATGGGAG GGCATTGGATGTACAAAGATTACCAAGGCAAAGAATGAAGGTTCTGTAAATGGCAATTTAGAATCTAGATCATACCTTGAAAAGAAGCTTGTATTTTGCTTTGGTTCCTATGTTGCCGCTCAATTGCTTCTTCCTTTCGGGGAAGAGAATTTCTTATCTTCATCTGAACTAAAGCAGGCACAGGAg ATTGCAACTCGGATGGTGATCCAATATGGATGGGGTCCTGATGACAGTCCTGCTGTTTACATCACTAACAATGCG TTTGGAACACTGAGTATGGGGAAGGACCATGAGTTGGAGATGGCTACTAAAGTTGAGAAG ATATACGCCTTGGGGTATGACAAGGCAAAAGAAATGCTTGATAAAAACCGGCTTGTGCTTGAAACTATTGTGGAGCAGTTGCTTGAGTTTGAAAACTTGAACGGAGAG TGGTTCAAAACTTCAAATGTCAAAACTGTAGGTGAAATGGGTCTGATACATCAAAATGGTGGTATATGTTGTAGAAGGCAAGACTGA